The following are from one region of the Sciurus carolinensis chromosome 5, mSciCar1.2, whole genome shotgun sequence genome:
- the Pdzd7 gene encoding PDZ domain-containing protein 7 isoform X2, translating to MAHGFTMGFDPLGLGELSASSLSSLSSRGHLGSDLGSTATRYLLRKQQRLLNGPPRGIRASSPMGRVILINSPIEANSDESDIIHAVHVEKSPAGRLGFSVRGGSEHGLGIFVSKVEEGSSAERAGLCVGDKITEVNGLSLESTTMGSAVKVLTGSSRLHMMVRRMGRVPGIKFSKEKTTWVDVVNRRLVVEKCSSTPSNSSSEDGARRIVHLYTTSDDFCLGFNIRGGKEFGLGIYVSKVDHGGLAEENGIKVGDQVLAANGVRFDDISHSQAVEVLKGQTHIMLTIKETGRYPAYKEMVSEYCWLDRLSNGVLQQLSPASESSSSVSSYASSAPYSSGSLPSDRMDVCLGPDDLGSHGPGWGRADTAMQTEPDVGGRVETWCSVRPTVILRDTAIRSDGPPPARRLDSALSESPKTALLLALSRPRPPITRSQSHLTLWEEKKQRKKEKSGSPGEKGALQRSKTLMNLFFKGGRQGRLAGDGPRETWTLDSRSPAKVRPRLDLEKAQNTVLSWFSAHLSGHSTLTFEGSSFPLCPLKQGALGLYRSLSPGD from the exons ATGGCACATGGCTTCACAATGGGCTTTGACCCACTGGGTCTAGGAGAACTCAGCGCTAGCTCTCTGAGCTCCCTCTCCTCCCGAGGCCACCTGGGCAGCGACTTGGGCTCCACTGCAACGCGATACCTGTTGAGGAAGCAGCAGCGACTGCTGAATGGGCCCCCCCGTGGAATCCGAGCCTCATCACCCATGGGCCGCGTCATTCTCATCAACTCCCCCATCGAAG CCAACAGTGATGAAAGTGACATCATCCATGCAGTCCATGTGGAGAAGAGCCCAGCAGGGAGGCTGGGTTTCAGTGTGCGGGGAGGCTCCGAGCATGGCCTGGGCATCTTTGTCAGCAAAGTGGAGGAGGGGAGCAGTGCAG AGCGCGCTGGCCTGTGCGTGGGGGACAAGATCACAGAGGTGAACGGACTGAGCCTGGAGAGCACCACGATGGGCAGCGCCGTGAAGGTGCTGACAGGCAGCAGCCGCCTGCACATGATGGTACGGCGCATGGGCCGGGTGCCGGGCATCAAATTCTCCAAGGAGAAAACCACGTG GGTGGACGTTGTGAACCGGAGGCTGGTGGTGGAGAAGTGCAGTTCCACTCCGTCCAACAGCAGCTCGGAGGATGGCGCAAGGCGCATAGTCCACCTGTACACGACCTCGGATGACTTCTGCTTGGGCTTCAACATCCGAGGGGGCAAGGAGTTTGGTCTGGGCATCTATGTGTCCAa AGTGGACCATGGTGGGCTGGCCGAGGAGAATGGCATCAAGGTGGGGGACCAGGTCTTGGCCGCCAACGGTGTCAGGTTCGACGACATCAGCCACAGCCAGGCCGTGGAGGTGCTGAAAGGCCAAACGCACATCATGTTGACCATCAAG GAGACAGGCCGGTACCCTGCCTACAAGGAGATGGTTTCTGAGTACTGTTGGCTGGACCGAT TGAGCAATGGGGTGCTGCAGCAGCTGTCACCTGCCTCTGAGAGCAGCTCCAGTGTCTCCTCATATGCCTCCAGCGCCCCCTATAGCTCGGGCTCCCTGCCCTCCGACCGCATGGATGTCTGCCTGGGGCCTGATGACCTGGGCAGCCATGGACCAGGTTGGGGACGGGCAGACACGGCCATGCAGACAGAGCCTGATGTGGGGGGCCGTGTGGAGACTTGGTGCAGCGTGCGGCCGACAGTCATCCTCAGGGACACAGCCATCCGCTCCGATGGACCCCCTCCTGCCCGCCGCCTTGACTCTGCCCTCTCAGAGTCCCCCAAGACTGCTCTGCTGCTGGCCCTCAGCCGACCCCGGCCCCCCATCACACGCTCCCAGAGCCACCTGACCCTATGGG AGGAGAAGAAACAGCGGAAGAAGGAGAAGTCGGGGTCCCCTGGGGAGAAGGGGGCCCTGCAGCGCTCCAAGACTCTGATGAACCTCTTCTTCAAGGGAGGGCGGCAGGGGCGGCTTGCAGGGGATGGGCCCAGAGAGACCTGGACACTGGACAGCAGGAGCCCAGCCAAAGTCCGCCCTCGCCTGGACCTGGAGAAAG CTCAGAACACTGTTCTCTCCTGGTTCTCAGCTCACCTCTCTGGTCACTCTACTCTGACCTTTGAAGGCTCCTCTTTTCCGCTCTGTCCCTTGAAG cAGGGGGCGTTGGGCCTGTACAGAAGTTTGTCACCTGGAGACTGA
- the Pdzd7 gene encoding PDZ domain-containing protein 7 isoform X3 gives MAHGFTMGFDPLGLGELSASSLSSLSSRGHLGSDLGSTATRYLLRKQQRLLNGPPRGIRASSPMGRVILINSPIEANSDESDIIHAVHVEKSPAGRLGFSVRGGSEHGLGIFVSKVEEGSSAERAGLCVGDKITEVNGLSLESTTMGSAVKVLTGSSRLHMMVRRMGRVPGIKFSKEKTTWVDVVNRRLVVEKCSSTPSNSSSEDGARRIVHLYTTSDDFCLGFNIRGGKEFGLGIYVSKVDHGGLAEENGIKVGDQVLAANGVRFDDISHSQAVEVLKGQTHIMLTIKETGRYPAYKEMVSEYCWLDRLSNGVLQQLSPASESSSSVSSYASSAPYSSGSLPSDRMDVCLGPDDLGSHGPGWGRADTAMQTEPDVGGRVETWCSVRPTVILRDTAIRSDGPPPARRLDSALSESPKTALLLALSRPRPPITRSQSHLTLWEEKKQRKKEKSGSPGEKGALQRSKTLMNLFFKGGRQGRLAGDGPRETWTLDSRSPAKVRPRLDLEKAQNTVLSWFSAHLSGHSTLTFEGSSFPLCPLKGALGLYRSLSPGD, from the exons ATGGCACATGGCTTCACAATGGGCTTTGACCCACTGGGTCTAGGAGAACTCAGCGCTAGCTCTCTGAGCTCCCTCTCCTCCCGAGGCCACCTGGGCAGCGACTTGGGCTCCACTGCAACGCGATACCTGTTGAGGAAGCAGCAGCGACTGCTGAATGGGCCCCCCCGTGGAATCCGAGCCTCATCACCCATGGGCCGCGTCATTCTCATCAACTCCCCCATCGAAG CCAACAGTGATGAAAGTGACATCATCCATGCAGTCCATGTGGAGAAGAGCCCAGCAGGGAGGCTGGGTTTCAGTGTGCGGGGAGGCTCCGAGCATGGCCTGGGCATCTTTGTCAGCAAAGTGGAGGAGGGGAGCAGTGCAG AGCGCGCTGGCCTGTGCGTGGGGGACAAGATCACAGAGGTGAACGGACTGAGCCTGGAGAGCACCACGATGGGCAGCGCCGTGAAGGTGCTGACAGGCAGCAGCCGCCTGCACATGATGGTACGGCGCATGGGCCGGGTGCCGGGCATCAAATTCTCCAAGGAGAAAACCACGTG GGTGGACGTTGTGAACCGGAGGCTGGTGGTGGAGAAGTGCAGTTCCACTCCGTCCAACAGCAGCTCGGAGGATGGCGCAAGGCGCATAGTCCACCTGTACACGACCTCGGATGACTTCTGCTTGGGCTTCAACATCCGAGGGGGCAAGGAGTTTGGTCTGGGCATCTATGTGTCCAa AGTGGACCATGGTGGGCTGGCCGAGGAGAATGGCATCAAGGTGGGGGACCAGGTCTTGGCCGCCAACGGTGTCAGGTTCGACGACATCAGCCACAGCCAGGCCGTGGAGGTGCTGAAAGGCCAAACGCACATCATGTTGACCATCAAG GAGACAGGCCGGTACCCTGCCTACAAGGAGATGGTTTCTGAGTACTGTTGGCTGGACCGAT TGAGCAATGGGGTGCTGCAGCAGCTGTCACCTGCCTCTGAGAGCAGCTCCAGTGTCTCCTCATATGCCTCCAGCGCCCCCTATAGCTCGGGCTCCCTGCCCTCCGACCGCATGGATGTCTGCCTGGGGCCTGATGACCTGGGCAGCCATGGACCAGGTTGGGGACGGGCAGACACGGCCATGCAGACAGAGCCTGATGTGGGGGGCCGTGTGGAGACTTGGTGCAGCGTGCGGCCGACAGTCATCCTCAGGGACACAGCCATCCGCTCCGATGGACCCCCTCCTGCCCGCCGCCTTGACTCTGCCCTCTCAGAGTCCCCCAAGACTGCTCTGCTGCTGGCCCTCAGCCGACCCCGGCCCCCCATCACACGCTCCCAGAGCCACCTGACCCTATGGG AGGAGAAGAAACAGCGGAAGAAGGAGAAGTCGGGGTCCCCTGGGGAGAAGGGGGCCCTGCAGCGCTCCAAGACTCTGATGAACCTCTTCTTCAAGGGAGGGCGGCAGGGGCGGCTTGCAGGGGATGGGCCCAGAGAGACCTGGACACTGGACAGCAGGAGCCCAGCCAAAGTCCGCCCTCGCCTGGACCTGGAGAAAG CTCAGAACACTGTTCTCTCCTGGTTCTCAGCTCACCTCTCTGGTCACTCTACTCTGACCTTTGAAGGCTCCTCTTTTCCGCTCTGTCCCTTGAAG GGGGCGTTGGGCCTGTACAGAAGTTTGTCACCTGGAGACTGA
- the Pdzd7 gene encoding PDZ domain-containing protein 7 isoform X4 → MAHGFTMGFDPLGLGELSASSLSSLSSRGHLGSDLGSTATRYLLRKQQRLLNGPPRGIRASSPMGRVILINSPIEANSDESDIIHAVHVEKSPAGRLGFSVRGGSEHGLGIFVSKVEEGSSAERAGLCVGDKITEVNGLSLESTTMGSAVKVLTGSSRLHMMVRRMGRVPGIKFSKEKTTWVDVVNRRLVVEKCSSTPSNSSSEDGARRIVHLYTTSDDFCLGFNIRGGKEFGLGIYVSKVDHGGLAEENGIKVGDQVLAANGVRFDDISHSQAVEVLKGQTHIMLTIKETGRYPAYKEMVSEYCWLDRLSNGVLQQLSPASESSSSVSSYASSAPYSSGSLPSDRMDVCLGPDDLGSHGPGWGRADTAMQTEPDVGGRVETWCSVRPTVILRDTAIRSDGPPPARRLDSALSESPKTALLLALSRPRPPITRSQSHLTLWAPRVLPRVCRGEETAEEGEVGVPWGEGGPAALQDSDEPLLQGRAAGAACRGWAQRDLDTGQQEPSQSPPSPGPGESSEHCSLLVLSSPLWSLYSDL, encoded by the exons ATGGCACATGGCTTCACAATGGGCTTTGACCCACTGGGTCTAGGAGAACTCAGCGCTAGCTCTCTGAGCTCCCTCTCCTCCCGAGGCCACCTGGGCAGCGACTTGGGCTCCACTGCAACGCGATACCTGTTGAGGAAGCAGCAGCGACTGCTGAATGGGCCCCCCCGTGGAATCCGAGCCTCATCACCCATGGGCCGCGTCATTCTCATCAACTCCCCCATCGAAG CCAACAGTGATGAAAGTGACATCATCCATGCAGTCCATGTGGAGAAGAGCCCAGCAGGGAGGCTGGGTTTCAGTGTGCGGGGAGGCTCCGAGCATGGCCTGGGCATCTTTGTCAGCAAAGTGGAGGAGGGGAGCAGTGCAG AGCGCGCTGGCCTGTGCGTGGGGGACAAGATCACAGAGGTGAACGGACTGAGCCTGGAGAGCACCACGATGGGCAGCGCCGTGAAGGTGCTGACAGGCAGCAGCCGCCTGCACATGATGGTACGGCGCATGGGCCGGGTGCCGGGCATCAAATTCTCCAAGGAGAAAACCACGTG GGTGGACGTTGTGAACCGGAGGCTGGTGGTGGAGAAGTGCAGTTCCACTCCGTCCAACAGCAGCTCGGAGGATGGCGCAAGGCGCATAGTCCACCTGTACACGACCTCGGATGACTTCTGCTTGGGCTTCAACATCCGAGGGGGCAAGGAGTTTGGTCTGGGCATCTATGTGTCCAa AGTGGACCATGGTGGGCTGGCCGAGGAGAATGGCATCAAGGTGGGGGACCAGGTCTTGGCCGCCAACGGTGTCAGGTTCGACGACATCAGCCACAGCCAGGCCGTGGAGGTGCTGAAAGGCCAAACGCACATCATGTTGACCATCAAG GAGACAGGCCGGTACCCTGCCTACAAGGAGATGGTTTCTGAGTACTGTTGGCTGGACCGAT TGAGCAATGGGGTGCTGCAGCAGCTGTCACCTGCCTCTGAGAGCAGCTCCAGTGTCTCCTCATATGCCTCCAGCGCCCCCTATAGCTCGGGCTCCCTGCCCTCCGACCGCATGGATGTCTGCCTGGGGCCTGATGACCTGGGCAGCCATGGACCAGGTTGGGGACGGGCAGACACGGCCATGCAGACAGAGCCTGATGTGGGGGGCCGTGTGGAGACTTGGTGCAGCGTGCGGCCGACAGTCATCCTCAGGGACACAGCCATCCGCTCCGATGGACCCCCTCCTGCCCGCCGCCTTGACTCTGCCCTCTCAGAGTCCCCCAAGACTGCTCTGCTGCTGGCCCTCAGCCGACCCCGGCCCCCCATCACACGCTCCCAGAGCCACCTGACCCTATGGG CCCCCCGGGTGCTCCCTCGTGTCTGCAGAGGAGAAGAAACAGCGGAAGAAGGAGAAGTCGGGGTCCCCTGGGGAGAAGGGGGCCCTGCAGCGCTCCAAGACTCTGATGAACCTCTTCTTCAAGGGAGGGCGGCAGGGGCGGCTTGCAGGGGATGGGCCCAGAGAGACCTGGACACTGGACAGCAGGAGCCCAGCCAAAGTCCGCCCTCGCCTGGACCTGGAGAAAG CTCAGAACACTGTTCTCTCCTGGTTCTCAGCTCACCTCTCTGGTCACTCTACTCTGACCTTTGA
- the Pdzd7 gene encoding PDZ domain-containing protein 7 isoform X1: protein MAHGFTMGFDPLGLGELSASSLSSLSSRGHLGSDLGSTATRYLLRKQQRLLNGPPRGIRASSPMGRVILINSPIEANSDESDIIHAVHVEKSPAGRLGFSVRGGSEHGLGIFVSKVEEGSSAERAGLCVGDKITEVNGLSLESTTMGSAVKVLTGSSRLHMMVRRMGRVPGIKFSKEKTTWVDVVNRRLVVEKCSSTPSNSSSEDGARRIVHLYTTSDDFCLGFNIRGGKEFGLGIYVSKVDHGGLAEENGIKVGDQVLAANGVRFDDISHSQAVEVLKGQTHIMLTIKETGRYPAYKEMVSEYCWLDRLSNGVLQQLSPASESSSSVSSYASSAPYSSGSLPSDRMDVCLGPDDLGSHGPGWGRADTAMQTEPDVGGRVETWCSVRPTVILRDTAIRSDGPPPARRLDSALSESPKTALLLALSRPRPPITRSQSHLTLWEEKKQRKKEKSGSPGEKGALQRSKTLMNLFFKGGRQGRLAGDGPRETWTLDSRSPAKVRPRLDLEKAGGVGPVQKFVTWRLRRDRERGQALISARSGSPSSQLPNEQVQAWESRRPLIQDLARRLLTDDEVLAVTRHCSRYVHEGGVEDLVRPLLAILDKPEKLLLLRDIRSVVAPTDLGRFDSMVMPVELEAFEALKSRAVRPPALRPARQDTPPKRHLITPVPDSRGGFYLLPMNGFSEEEDGELRERLGGLKVSLSASAPRHPHQGIPPLQDVPVDAFTPCRSTRTPPLPPPPVAPRPPRPNWLLTEPPSREDPQQSQSQSQGPAQSRSRSHSRGRGKSPGRRRSPSPAAIPTSSAANGRYHRPRKARPPLPRPMDGQVAKVGARQGPSEDGSGRGAEEAAKKAPSGELRTVTLSKMKQSLGISISGGIESRVQPMVKIEKIFPGGAAFLSGALQAGFELVAVDGESLEQVTHQRAVDTIRRAYRNKAREPMELVVRVPGPGRLPLPTDLSVLTDQHLPHDPPLCPPTP from the exons ATGGCACATGGCTTCACAATGGGCTTTGACCCACTGGGTCTAGGAGAACTCAGCGCTAGCTCTCTGAGCTCCCTCTCCTCCCGAGGCCACCTGGGCAGCGACTTGGGCTCCACTGCAACGCGATACCTGTTGAGGAAGCAGCAGCGACTGCTGAATGGGCCCCCCCGTGGAATCCGAGCCTCATCACCCATGGGCCGCGTCATTCTCATCAACTCCCCCATCGAAG CCAACAGTGATGAAAGTGACATCATCCATGCAGTCCATGTGGAGAAGAGCCCAGCAGGGAGGCTGGGTTTCAGTGTGCGGGGAGGCTCCGAGCATGGCCTGGGCATCTTTGTCAGCAAAGTGGAGGAGGGGAGCAGTGCAG AGCGCGCTGGCCTGTGCGTGGGGGACAAGATCACAGAGGTGAACGGACTGAGCCTGGAGAGCACCACGATGGGCAGCGCCGTGAAGGTGCTGACAGGCAGCAGCCGCCTGCACATGATGGTACGGCGCATGGGCCGGGTGCCGGGCATCAAATTCTCCAAGGAGAAAACCACGTG GGTGGACGTTGTGAACCGGAGGCTGGTGGTGGAGAAGTGCAGTTCCACTCCGTCCAACAGCAGCTCGGAGGATGGCGCAAGGCGCATAGTCCACCTGTACACGACCTCGGATGACTTCTGCTTGGGCTTCAACATCCGAGGGGGCAAGGAGTTTGGTCTGGGCATCTATGTGTCCAa AGTGGACCATGGTGGGCTGGCCGAGGAGAATGGCATCAAGGTGGGGGACCAGGTCTTGGCCGCCAACGGTGTCAGGTTCGACGACATCAGCCACAGCCAGGCCGTGGAGGTGCTGAAAGGCCAAACGCACATCATGTTGACCATCAAG GAGACAGGCCGGTACCCTGCCTACAAGGAGATGGTTTCTGAGTACTGTTGGCTGGACCGAT TGAGCAATGGGGTGCTGCAGCAGCTGTCACCTGCCTCTGAGAGCAGCTCCAGTGTCTCCTCATATGCCTCCAGCGCCCCCTATAGCTCGGGCTCCCTGCCCTCCGACCGCATGGATGTCTGCCTGGGGCCTGATGACCTGGGCAGCCATGGACCAGGTTGGGGACGGGCAGACACGGCCATGCAGACAGAGCCTGATGTGGGGGGCCGTGTGGAGACTTGGTGCAGCGTGCGGCCGACAGTCATCCTCAGGGACACAGCCATCCGCTCCGATGGACCCCCTCCTGCCCGCCGCCTTGACTCTGCCCTCTCAGAGTCCCCCAAGACTGCTCTGCTGCTGGCCCTCAGCCGACCCCGGCCCCCCATCACACGCTCCCAGAGCCACCTGACCCTATGGG AGGAGAAGAAACAGCGGAAGAAGGAGAAGTCGGGGTCCCCTGGGGAGAAGGGGGCCCTGCAGCGCTCCAAGACTCTGATGAACCTCTTCTTCAAGGGAGGGCGGCAGGGGCGGCTTGCAGGGGATGGGCCCAGAGAGACCTGGACACTGGACAGCAGGAGCCCAGCCAAAGTCCGCCCTCGCCTGGACCTGGAGAAAG cAGGGGGCGTTGGGCCTGTACAGAAGTTTGTCACCTGGAGACTGAGACGTG ACCGGGAGAGGGGCCAGGCCCTGATTTCTGCCAGGTCCGGGAGCCCCTCCAGCCAGCTGCCCAATGAGCAGGTGCAGGCCTGGGAGAGCCGGCGACCCCTCATTCAGGACCTGGCCCGGCGGCTGCTGACAGATGATGAGGTGCTGGCGGTCACTCGTCACTGCTCCCGG TATGTGCATGAGGGTGGCGTGGAGGACCTGGTCAGGCCCCTGCTGGCTATTCTGGACAAGCCTgagaagctgctgctgctgcgggaCATCAG GAGTGTGGTGGCCCCCACAGACCTGGGCCGCTTTGACAGTATGGTGATGCCCGTGGAGCTGGAGGCTTTTGAGGCCCTCAAGAGCAGGGCAG TGAGGCCTCCTGCTTTGAGACCAGCCCGGCAGGACACGCCACCCAAGCGTCATCTCATCACCCCTGTGCCTG ATAGCCGAGGAGGCTTCTACCTGCTGCCTATGAATGGCTTCtctgaggaggaggatggggagctGAGGGAGCGGCTGGGGGGCCTCAAGGTCTCCCTGAGTGCCTCGGCTCCCCGCCACCCTCATCAGGGGATCCCTCCTCTCCAAGATGTGCCAGTAGATGCCTTCACACCATGCCGAAGCACACGTACGCCCCCTCTCCCACCACCCCCTGTGGCTCCCCGGCCACCTCGGCCTAACTGGCTGCTGACAGAACCCCCAAGCAGAGAAGATCCCCAGCAGAGCCAGAGTCAGAGCCAGGGCCCAGCCCAGAGTCGCAGCAGAAGCCACAGCAGGGGTCGAGGCAAGTCCCCTGGGCGGAGGCGCTCCCCTTCTCCAgcagccatccccacctccagtGCAGCCAATGGGCGCTACCACAGGCCTCGAAAGGCCAGGCCCCCTCTGCCACGACCCATGGATGGGCAGGTGGCCAAGGTGGGGGCCAGGCAAGGGCCCTCAGAGGATGGATCTGGCAGGGGAGCTGAGGAGGCAGCCAAGAAGGCCCCCAGTGGGGAGCTGAGGACAGTCACACTGTCTAAGATGAAGCAGTCCTTGG GCATCAGCATTTCAGGGGGCATCGAGTCCAGGGTGCAGCCCATGGTGAAGATAGAGAAGATCTTCCCAGGGGGAGCCGCCTTCCTCAGTGGAGCCCTGCAG GCTGGTTTCGAGCTTGTGGCAGTGGATGGAGAGAGCCTGGAGCAGGTGACCCACCAGCGAGCAGTGGACACCATCCGCAGGGCTTATAGAAACAAGGCTCGGGAACCCATGGAGCTTGTGGTCAGGGTCCCTGGGCCTGGTCGGCTCCCCTTACCCACTGACCTGTCAGTCCTCACTGATCAGCACCTTCCTCATGAtcctcccctctgcccacccaCCCCTTGA